A DNA window from Chitinibacter fontanus contains the following coding sequences:
- a CDS encoding tetratricopeptide repeat protein, giving the protein MKDPVQLAQLARAAAQRADWDKAQTLMFQALQLAPDAAALHLNYGNILKQLGRYDEARVAYEQALHWQPNWADAHYNLGNLALVQQNPIAATEHYRATLDANPAHIEAHYNLATILTNLGQFAPAHQHFAAALALNPNHADALHNLGRLYRRQNQIEQARHYYQAALLANSEHALAKYSLGTLDLYEGHWLSGWQGYEARWKALNRPYPATPVPRWTGDTVPQSAHLLVIGEQGFGDMLQFARFLPQLRRIFDAVTVLVPSALSRLLQQSFGSAIKIVTELHDHNDFTHHIPLMSLAAALKITEHNLCGDAYLCADANDVATWQARLPTGFKVGLAWQGNPQQTDNRWRSIPTPQLAPLLAQPGVVWCSLQVGITPPVGLRDDSAGWHDFADTAAYLKNMDLVISCCTATIHLAGALGIPCLLLSRIDADWRWQGLRHDSPWYTSLQIARQTSFNEWQQPIAQAIGWLKLQQQKRKG; this is encoded by the coding sequence GTGAAAGACCCAGTTCAGCTTGCACAACTTGCCCGCGCCGCAGCACAGCGCGCCGACTGGGATAAAGCACAAACCCTGATGTTTCAAGCCTTACAGCTTGCGCCTGATGCAGCGGCATTGCATTTGAATTATGGCAATATCCTTAAGCAATTAGGCCGTTATGACGAAGCCAGAGTGGCATATGAACAGGCACTCCATTGGCAACCTAATTGGGCGGATGCCCACTATAATTTGGGCAATCTTGCACTGGTTCAACAAAACCCAATCGCGGCGACCGAGCATTATCGCGCCACACTGGATGCCAATCCGGCGCATATTGAAGCACACTACAACTTAGCAACTATCCTCACTAATTTGGGACAATTTGCCCCTGCCCATCAGCATTTTGCTGCTGCGCTCGCACTTAATCCCAACCATGCGGATGCTCTGCATAATTTAGGCCGCCTCTATCGGCGGCAAAACCAAATTGAACAGGCAAGACATTATTATCAAGCCGCTTTACTAGCCAACTCTGAACATGCTTTGGCCAAATATAGTCTTGGCACGCTGGACTTGTATGAAGGGCATTGGCTCAGCGGTTGGCAGGGGTACGAGGCTCGCTGGAAGGCGCTCAATCGCCCTTACCCAGCCACCCCCGTGCCACGTTGGACAGGCGACACAGTGCCGCAGAGCGCACATTTATTAGTGATCGGCGAGCAAGGATTTGGCGATATGCTGCAATTTGCCCGCTTCTTGCCACAACTACGCCGCATTTTTGATGCCGTGACCGTCTTGGTTCCTAGCGCCTTAAGCCGATTGCTGCAACAAAGTTTCGGCTCGGCCATCAAGATCGTCACTGAGTTGCATGATCACAATGACTTTACCCATCACATCCCGCTGATGAGCCTTGCGGCGGCCCTTAAAATTACCGAACACAATCTATGTGGCGATGCCTATCTTTGCGCCGATGCCAATGATGTGGCAACATGGCAAGCGCGTTTACCCACGGGGTTTAAAGTTGGTTTGGCTTGGCAGGGCAACCCTCAGCAAACAGATAATCGTTGGCGCAGCATTCCTACGCCGCAATTAGCACCTCTGCTGGCGCAGCCGGGGGTTGTTTGGTGCAGCTTGCAAGTTGGCATTACCCCTCCCGTAGGGCTACGCGACGACAGCGCGGGCTGGCACGATTTTGCCGACACCGCAGCTTATCTGAAAAATATGGATTTGGTGATTAGCTGCTGCACGGCCACCATTCATCTCGCTGGCGCACTAGGCATTCCCTGCCTGCTCCTGAGCCGAATTGATGCCGATTGGCGCTGGCAAGGAC
- the proB gene encoding glutamate 5-kinase, producing MTSTVLPSAQRLVIKVGSSLVTNDGKGLDHTALSRWAKEIAELARQGKQVVLVSSGAIAEGVARLGWSSKPSAVHEKQAAAAVGQMGLCRAYEAAFQEYGLTCAQVLLTHEDLSDRTRYLNARSTLLTLLQLGVIPIINENDTVVTAEIKFGDNDTLGALVTNLIEGDALVILTDQTGLYTADPRSNPDATLVRFATAGDEALEAMAGGAGSSVGTGGMYTKIIAAKRAARSGAATIIACGRETDVLTRLAAGEAIGTQLTAHTTPLHAKKQWIADHLQLKGRVTLDAGAVRALKQGGSSLLPIGVSAVEGEFLRGEVVSCIDGNGVEIARGLINYSSQETSRILRHPTGQIEAILGYIDEAELIHRDNLVIS from the coding sequence ATGACCAGCACCGTTTTACCCAGCGCCCAACGTCTTGTCATCAAAGTTGGCTCCAGCCTTGTCACAAATGATGGCAAAGGATTGGATCACACCGCTCTGAGCCGCTGGGCCAAGGAAATTGCCGAGCTGGCACGGCAAGGGAAACAGGTCGTGTTGGTTTCGAGTGGGGCAATCGCCGAAGGTGTAGCGCGTCTGGGTTGGAGTAGCAAACCGAGTGCGGTACACGAAAAACAAGCCGCCGCTGCGGTAGGCCAGATGGGGCTGTGTCGCGCCTATGAAGCGGCATTTCAGGAATACGGCCTGACCTGCGCCCAAGTGCTGCTAACCCATGAAGATTTATCTGATCGCACCCGCTATCTGAATGCAAGGTCAACCTTATTGACACTATTGCAGCTAGGCGTGATTCCGATCATCAATGAAAACGACACCGTCGTTACCGCCGAAATCAAATTTGGTGACAACGACACCCTCGGCGCCTTGGTCACCAACTTAATCGAGGGCGATGCGCTGGTCATCCTGACCGATCAGACTGGTCTCTACACAGCCGATCCGCGCAGCAACCCCGACGCCACATTGGTGCGCTTTGCCACTGCAGGCGATGAAGCGTTGGAAGCGATGGCCGGCGGCGCTGGCTCTAGCGTCGGTACCGGCGGCATGTACACCAAAATCATCGCAGCCAAACGCGCAGCGCGCAGCGGTGCGGCCACCATCATTGCGTGTGGCCGCGAAACTGATGTACTCACCCGCTTGGCGGCTGGCGAAGCGATTGGCACCCAGCTCACTGCGCACACCACACCGCTGCATGCCAAAAAACAATGGATTGCCGATCATTTGCAACTGAAAGGGCGCGTGACACTGGATGCTGGTGCCGTACGCGCACTCAAGCAAGGTGGCTCAAGTCTCTTGCCAATTGGTGTTAGCGCGGTCGAAGGTGAGTTTTTACGCGGGGAAGTGGTGAGCTGTATCGATGGCAACGGGGTAGAGATTGCCAGAGGTTTAATCAACTATAGTTCGCAAGAAACCAGCCGCATTCTGCGTCACCCTACCGGTCAGATTGAGGCGATCTTGGGTTACATTGACGAGGCCGAACTCATCCACCGTGACAACCTAGTCATTTCCTAA
- the pnuC gene encoding nicotinamide riboside transporter PnuC, translated as MSLISHMSLLEIIGFVLTLVAIALAARAHVLTWPLQLLASLLYVWLFAKFNLFGEATLQAVYAVLAVYGWWQWRSNQGQADLPIRRLSRNEWLVLNAVGIVATVAVSSLQIHFLPTDVPVLDSAIFVFGLLAQWMQAKKRIENWPYWIVLNLLASGVYLYKTLYITAVLYVLLTLLAVWGWHRWHKALA; from the coding sequence ATGAGTTTGATTTCGCATATGTCATTGCTTGAAATAATTGGTTTTGTGCTGACTTTAGTGGCGATTGCGCTGGCTGCGCGTGCACACGTGTTGACTTGGCCGTTGCAATTGTTGGCCAGCCTGCTGTATGTATGGTTGTTCGCCAAATTTAATCTGTTTGGTGAGGCAACTTTGCAGGCAGTCTATGCGGTGTTGGCGGTGTATGGCTGGTGGCAGTGGCGTAGTAACCAAGGACAAGCAGATTTACCTATTCGTCGTTTGAGTCGAAATGAGTGGCTGGTGCTGAACGCGGTTGGCATAGTGGCTACCGTTGCTGTTTCAAGCCTGCAAATTCATTTTCTGCCTACCGATGTGCCGGTGCTTGACTCCGCAATTTTTGTGTTTGGCTTGCTGGCACAATGGATGCAGGCCAAAAAGCGGATTGAGAACTGGCCATACTGGATCGTACTTAATCTACTAGCGAGTGGGGTATATCTGTATAAAACGCTGTATATCACCGCCGTGTTGTATGTTTTGTTAACGCTGTTGGCTGTTTGGGGTTGGCATCGCTGGCACAAGGCTCTGGCATGA
- a CDS encoding AAA family ATPase, translating into MTYRIAIVGPESCGKTSLARELAQELNAPWVPEFSRSWFAAQRRTTYSMDDIIAIAYGQLELENQLAAGAQWLVCDTSVLVCLIWAQVRFGECPSELAQLWRPQDYVLHLLTAADLPWQPDPLRENPLDREALFARYHAALMQQSVVSTLVHGLGSARLGCALQAVNKLNCA; encoded by the coding sequence ATGACTTACCGTATTGCGATTGTGGGCCCTGAATCGTGTGGCAAAACTAGTCTAGCCCGCGAGTTAGCTCAAGAGTTAAACGCGCCATGGGTACCGGAGTTTTCTCGCTCTTGGTTTGCCGCCCAGCGCCGCACCACATATAGCATGGACGATATTATTGCCATCGCTTACGGCCAGCTGGAGCTGGAAAACCAGTTGGCAGCTGGTGCACAGTGGCTAGTGTGCGATACCAGCGTGCTAGTTTGTCTGATTTGGGCGCAGGTTCGATTTGGCGAATGTCCGTCCGAGCTGGCGCAATTGTGGCGCCCGCAAGATTATGTGCTTCATTTACTGACTGCGGCCGATCTGCCTTGGCAGCCTGATCCTTTGCGCGAAAACCCGTTAGACCGGGAGGCCTTATTTGCGCGTTATCACGCAGCATTGATGCAGCAATCGGTGGTGTCAACGCTTGTGCACGGCCTTGGCTCTGCACGTCTAGGTTGTGCATTACAAGCAGTGAATAAGTTAAATTGTGCTTAG
- a CDS encoding O-acetylhomoserine aminocarboxypropyltransferase/cysteine synthase family protein, with amino-acid sequence MKFDTLAIHAGYSPDPTTKAVAVPIYQTTSYAFDDTQHGADLFDLKVKGNIYTRIMNPTTDVLEQRVAALEGGIGALALASGQAAITYAILTIAEAGDNIIATSALYGGTYNLFAHTLPQYGISVKFVDANDPQAAAALIDEKTKAIYCESIGNPLGNVVDFAAFAAVAHAGGVPLIVDNTVPTPYLTRPIEHGADIVVHSLTKYMGGHGTSIGGIIVDSGKFPWAEHRARFRRLNEPEVSYHGVIYTEALGPAAFIGRARTVPLRNMGAAISPFNSFLILQGLETLALRMDRHVENALKVADFLAAHPKVEWVNYAGQAGHPSKALVDKYFGGKASGLLTFGVKGGREAGARFQDALQLITRLVNIGDAKSLACHPASTTHRQLSPDELKKAGVSEDMVRLSIGIEHIDDILADLDQALAKA; translated from the coding sequence ATGAAATTCGACACGCTCGCCATTCATGCTGGTTACAGCCCCGACCCGACCACCAAAGCGGTAGCGGTGCCAATCTATCAGACCACCAGCTATGCCTTTGATGACACTCAGCATGGTGCTGATCTGTTTGATCTGAAGGTCAAAGGCAATATCTACACCCGCATCATGAACCCAACCACCGATGTACTGGAACAACGGGTGGCCGCACTAGAAGGTGGGATTGGTGCACTGGCGCTGGCCTCGGGGCAAGCGGCGATTACCTATGCGATCCTCACTATCGCCGAAGCGGGCGACAATATCATTGCCACCAGCGCGCTGTATGGCGGCACCTACAATCTATTTGCCCATACGCTGCCGCAGTACGGCATTAGCGTTAAATTCGTCGATGCCAACGACCCGCAAGCCGCTGCTGCGCTGATCGACGAAAAGACCAAAGCAATCTACTGCGAATCGATCGGTAATCCATTGGGCAACGTCGTCGACTTTGCTGCGTTTGCCGCCGTCGCCCATGCTGGTGGCGTACCGTTGATCGTCGACAATACCGTCCCCACTCCCTACCTCACCCGCCCTATCGAGCATGGTGCAGACATCGTCGTGCATAGCCTGACCAAATACATGGGCGGCCACGGCACCAGCATTGGCGGCATTATTGTCGATAGCGGTAAATTCCCGTGGGCGGAGCACAGAGCACGTTTCCGTCGTCTGAACGAGCCAGAGGTGAGCTACCACGGCGTGATCTACACCGAGGCACTCGGCCCCGCCGCCTTTATTGGCCGCGCGCGCACCGTACCGCTGCGCAATATGGGTGCGGCAATCTCGCCATTTAACTCTTTCCTGATCTTGCAGGGGCTGGAAACACTGGCGCTGCGCATGGATCGCCATGTCGAAAACGCGCTGAAAGTAGCCGATTTCCTCGCTGCACACCCGAAAGTGGAATGGGTGAATTACGCTGGCCAAGCGGGGCATCCAAGCAAGGCCTTGGTGGACAAGTACTTCGGTGGCAAAGCGTCAGGCTTGTTGACCTTTGGCGTAAAAGGCGGCCGCGAGGCCGGTGCACGTTTCCAAGACGCGCTGCAATTGATCACCCGGCTGGTCAATATTGGCGACGCCAAATCATTGGCTTGCCACCCAGCCAGCACCACGCATCGTCAGCTCTCACCAGATGAACTGAAAAAAGCGGGAGTTTCAGAAGATATGGTGCGCCTGTCTATTGGCATTGAGCACATCGATGACATTTTGGCGGATCTGGATCAGGCGCTAGCTAAGGCGTAA